Within Streptomyces roseirectus, the genomic segment GTTCCGGGCCGGGTCGGTGACGAAGGTGGTGACGGCGGCGACGGTCCTGCGGCTCGCGGCGGAGGGGAAGGTGGACCTGGGGGCGCCGGTGCGGCGGTATCTGCCGGGGCTGCTCGGGCGGGAGTTCAGGGCGGTCACCGTCCGGCAGTTGCTCAACCACACCTCGGGCATCCAGCCGGGCCGGGAATCCGGCGGCACGTTCGAGGAGCAGTACGCCCACCGCTACGACACGCTGACGCCCCGGGAGGTCGTGGCCTCGGCGGTGGCGAAGGGGCCGGAGTTCTGCCCCGGCACCCGGCAGCACTACCTCAACATCAACTACACGATCCTGGGCCTGCTGATCGAGAAGGTCACCGGCCGCCCGTACGCCACCGAGGCCACCCGGCTCGTGCTGGCCCCCGCCGGGATGCGGGACACCTCCTTCCCCGGCACCGACCCCCGGATCACCGGCCCGCACAACCACGGCTACCAGGCGGTGAAGCGGGCCGACGGGACGACGGAGCTGGTGGACGTCACGGAGTGGAACCAGGCGGACCGCGCCGCGGCCGGCGACATGATCTCGACGACGGCCGACCTGGAGCGGCTGATCGCCTCCCTGTTCCGGGGGCGGATCGTCCCCGGCCCGCAGTTGCGGGAGATGTTCACGGTCCCGGCGGGGATACCCGGCGCCACCTACAGCGCCGGGCTCCAGCGGGGTGAGGTCGACGGGCAGGTCTTCTGGCTCAAGACCGGTTCCCGGCCCGGTTACATCGCCATCGCGGGAGCGACCCGTGACCTCTCGCGGACGCTGGTCTATTCGGTGAACGCGACCGACGCGAAGGGGAGGGACATGAATCCGGTGGCCGAGCGGATCGTCGGGGCCGCGGTCCGGTGAGGGGCGGGAAACGGGGTGCGGGGT encodes:
- a CDS encoding serine hydrolase domain-containing protein; amino-acid sequence: MRLRRRTAVLTASLALALAAGPLAGPVFAAPGATGSGSAASGAPTGSGAPDAVALAAAIAGLPDGDATAALVRVGGTGGVWQGSSGVHDVAIGRPADPDARFRAGSVTKVVTAATVLRLAAEGKVDLGAPVRRYLPGLLGREFRAVTVRQLLNHTSGIQPGRESGGTFEEQYAHRYDTLTPREVVASAVAKGPEFCPGTRQHYLNINYTILGLLIEKVTGRPYATEATRLVLAPAGMRDTSFPGTDPRITGPHNHGYQAVKRADGTTELVDVTEWNQADRAAAGDMISTTADLERLIASLFRGRIVPGPQLREMFTVPAGIPGATYSAGLQRGEVDGQVFWLKTGSRPGYIAIAGATRDLSRTLVYSVNATDAKGRDMNPVAERIVGAAVR